A single Meles meles chromosome 20, mMelMel3.1 paternal haplotype, whole genome shotgun sequence DNA region contains:
- the TNFAIP8L1 gene encoding tumor necrosis factor alpha-induced protein 8-like protein 1 — MDAFSTKSLALQAQKKLLSKMASKATVAVFIDDTSSEVLDELYRATKEFTRSRKEAQKVLKNLVKVAVKLGVLLRGGRLGGEELALLQRFRQRARCAAMTAVSFHQVDFTFDRRVLAAALRECRDLLHQAVGAHLTAKSHGRINHVFGHLADCDFLAALYGPAEPYRSHLRRICEGLTRMLDEGSI; from the coding sequence ATGGACGCCTTCAGCACCAAGAGCCTGGCCCTGCAGGCCCAGAAGAAGCTCCTGAGCAAGATGGCGTCCAAGGCCACGGTGGCCGTGTTCATCGACGACACGAGCAGCGAGGTGCTGGACGAGCTGTACCGCGCCACCAAGGAGTTCACGCGCAGCCGCAAGGAGGCCCAGAAGGTGCTCAAGAACCTGGTCAAGGTGGCGGTGAAGCTGGGCGTGCTGCTGCGCGGCGGCCGGCTGGGCGGCGAGGAGCTGGCGCTGCTGCAGCGCTTCCGCCAGAGGGCGCGCTGCGCGGCCATGACCGCCGTCAGCTTCCACCAGGTGGACTTCACCTTCGACCGGCGCGTGCTGGCCGCCGCCCTGCGCGAGTGCCGGGACCTGCTGCACCAGGCCGTGGGCGCGCACCTGACCGCCAAGTCCCACGGCCGCATCAACCACGTCTTCGGCCACCTGGCCGACTGCGACTTCCTGGCGGCGCTCTACGGCCCCGCCGAGCCCTACCGCTCGCACCTGCGCCGCATCTGCGAGGGCCTCACCAGGATGCTGGACGAGGGCAGCATATGA
- the LOC123932653 gene encoding collagen alpha-1(I) chain-like produces the protein MAPSRAPRRAGVNWAEEGASRGQGSRRVQTGAFTEPPGQHGQSGEELQGGWCAGRGGVRGQEPHVAADTDGVEGQWGEGRRVLLGARQQEGRGGPGSLLQPAQPTCELGQQPVQQDLSPSGQPPGPSVATGLCGSELVPTRHHQDGPWGPSACCQQGPVHRVGETVPSNAPASDSSRQGTVGYYLQAGLEHGCPAMALHVICAPRPTPRGQDQGLEGCESPGMRALHEPYKRLSQNQIQATETWGAGPGCDAYPAPAPTGLSTPFPLSFLGATVHSCHSTGRGDGGGQCGEAWPPASPPPVGPRVHELPWGALPSSVTPPLLPARG, from the coding sequence ATGGCGCCATCCCGGGCGCCGAGAAGGGCAGGAGTTAACTGGGCAGAGGAGGGAGCaagcagagggcaggggtcccGGCGGGTGCAAACGGGAGCATTTACAGAACCACCAGGTCAGCATGGCCAGAGCGGAGAGGAGCTGCAAGGGGGATGGTGTGCGGGGCGGGGTGGTGTGCGGGGTCAAGAGCCCCATGTGGCCGCGGACACggatggggtggaggggcagtggggtgagggcaggagagtcctgctGGGGGCGCGTCAGCAGGAAGGCAGGGGAGGTCCAGGGAGCCTCCTGCAGCCTGCTCAGCCGACGTGTGAGCTGGGACAACAGCCCGTTCAGCAGGACCTCTCGCCAAGTGGGCAGCCGCCGGGGCCCAGCGTAGCCACAGGCCTCTGTGGCTCGGAGCTGGTGCCCACACGCCATCATCAGGATGGCCCCTggggcccctctgcctgctgccaaCAGGGGCCGGTCCACAGAGTAGGTGAGACCGTCCCCAGCAATGCCCCTGCTTCAgacagcagcaggcaggggactGTGGGGTACTACCTGCAAGCAGGACTCGAACACGGGTGTCCTGCCATGGCCCTCCACGTGATCTGTGCCCCTCGGCCGACCCCCAGAGGGCAGGACCAGGGCTTGGAGGGCTGTGAGTCCCCCGGAATGCGTGCACTACACGAGCCCTACAAGCGACTCTCGCAGAACCAGATCCAGGCCACAGAGACCTGGGGAGCAGGGCCAGGATGTGACGCCTATCCAGCACCCGCCCCCACAGGGCTGAGCACCCCATTCCCTCTGTCCTTTCTCGGGGCCACCGTTCACTCATGCCATAGTACAGGGCGGGGAGACGGAGGGGGGCAGTGTGGGGAAGCCTGGCccccggcctccccaccccctgtggGTCCCCGTGTCCATGAGCTTCCCTGGGGAGCCCTCCCCAGCAGCGTCACCCCGCCCCTCCTGCCTGCACGTGGGTGA